One genomic window of Malaciobacter molluscorum LMG 25693 includes the following:
- a CDS encoding efflux RND transporter permease subunit → MDLIKFSIKNPVTIIVSVLIVVMFGLLSLRSLPYQLTPNVTKPEITISTTWPGATPYEIEREIIEEQEDVIKSLNNLVKYESSSNDDYGEIKLTFKLGTDLRAALQDVSNKLNEVNSYPNNVDEPVIETATASPVIWMMLQTLDNNQRHIDEYRTYFEDEIKPIIKRVNGVSGTMDGGGREKQMQVKIDINKLASYNLTVNKVIDVLRSENIDVSAGIQNMGRRAYRIRTVHKFRSTTDIEKIVIVSNRDQRVTIGDIADVDFGYQTANSVAMFMGIDGIFLGVQPNSDVNTVKLTEEVEKVVNHLNDTVLKEKGLKLKWIYDQRNYIVGSVDLVQQNIIIGGVLAIFILILFLRAISPTAVVSIAIPISVIGTFIVLDLLGRSLNTISLAGISFAVGMLVDSAIVVLENIDRHRKEGMSVSQAAYVGAKEVWGALIASASTTMAVFIPIIFLEDEAGQLFKDIAIAVTSSVLFSLFVSIAVIPMLWKKFASISGKEPRGQSSLTKLGNSIVDKFMYVVHLSLKNTFTKVTTILILGISSITVIWVLFPKMDYLPQGNKNMIYNILIPPPGLSYKERYNMGAHLMNEIKPHFNKDVGDYPGINRAFFVSFGDFSLLGVTSMHESRARELIPLLRPIVNSIPSTYGVTIQSGVFESGVGEGNNIDIDISGESIDEIANVGTQLFMASQQILKGAQVRPVPSIELLYPEVRLIPKQDALKSLDMSSNDLGIIADVYMDGRNIGDFEQDGKKKIDLIVKAKDSQIRTPQDILNAQVVLPNSSLVPLSSLAKHENTTGISEIRHLDGKRTITLQVTPPEGMTIEEAMTILQGTINKLDSQGKISKNVKVNISGTADKLSQTIDMLGTNFILALVIIYLLMAALFGNFLYPIVIMFTVPLATAGGFIGLALTNKFIAAQPLDVLTMLGFIILVGIVVNNAILIVHQSLNLIRDHAYEHKKAVIEATKTRIRPIYMSSLTSVFGMLPLVLIPGPGSEFYRGLGSVITGGLALSTVFTIFITPALLMFFIKLEQTVKKKKKNI, encoded by the coding sequence ATGGATTTAATAAAATTCTCAATTAAAAACCCAGTTACAATAATTGTGTCTGTTTTAATTGTTGTAATGTTTGGTTTATTATCATTGAGAAGCTTACCTTATCAGCTTACTCCAAATGTTACAAAACCAGAGATTACTATCTCAACAACATGGCCTGGTGCTACTCCTTATGAAATAGAAAGAGAGATAATTGAAGAGCAAGAAGATGTAATAAAGAGTTTAAATAATTTAGTAAAATATGAATCATCATCAAATGATGATTATGGTGAAATAAAATTAACTTTTAAACTTGGAACAGATTTAAGAGCAGCTCTTCAAGATGTATCGAATAAACTTAATGAAGTGAATTCTTATCCTAATAATGTTGATGAACCAGTAATTGAGACAGCAACTGCAAGTCCTGTTATTTGGATGATGCTTCAAACATTAGATAATAATCAAAGACATATTGATGAATATAGAACATATTTTGAAGATGAAATAAAACCTATTATAAAAAGAGTTAATGGCGTTTCTGGAACCATGGATGGTGGTGGTCGTGAAAAGCAAATGCAAGTTAAGATTGATATAAATAAATTAGCTTCATATAATTTGACAGTAAATAAAGTTATTGATGTGTTAAGAAGTGAAAATATTGATGTTTCTGCTGGTATTCAAAATATGGGAAGACGCGCATATAGAATTAGAACTGTGCATAAATTTAGATCAACAACAGATATAGAAAAAATAGTTATTGTGTCAAATAGAGACCAAAGAGTAACTATTGGAGATATTGCTGATGTTGACTTTGGATATCAAACAGCAAATAGTGTGGCTATGTTTATGGGAATTGATGGAATTTTCTTAGGAGTTCAACCAAATTCTGATGTAAATACAGTAAAACTTACAGAAGAGGTAGAAAAAGTAGTTAATCATTTAAATGATACAGTTTTAAAAGAAAAAGGCTTAAAACTAAAATGGATTTATGATCAAAGGAATTATATTGTTGGTTCTGTTGATTTAGTACAACAAAATATTATAATAGGTGGTGTCTTAGCAATATTTATTTTGATATTATTTTTAAGAGCAATTTCTCCTACAGCTGTTGTTTCTATTGCAATTCCAATTTCTGTAATAGGTACATTTATAGTTCTGGATTTATTAGGTCGAAGTTTAAATACAATTTCACTTGCAGGAATATCTTTTGCTGTTGGGATGCTTGTAGATAGTGCAATTGTTGTACTTGAGAATATTGATAGGCACAGAAAAGAAGGAATGAGTGTGTCCCAAGCTGCTTATGTTGGAGCTAAAGAAGTTTGGGGTGCATTAATTGCAAGTGCATCAACAACAATGGCAGTTTTTATTCCAATTATTTTTTTAGAAGATGAAGCAGGACAATTATTTAAAGATATTGCAATTGCAGTAACATCTTCTGTTTTATTTTCATTATTTGTTTCAATTGCTGTTATTCCTATGCTTTGGAAGAAATTTGCAAGTATAAGTGGAAAAGAACCAAGAGGACAAAGTTCACTTACAAAACTTGGAAATAGTATTGTAGATAAATTTATGTATGTTGTTCACTTATCACTGAAAAATACTTTTACAAAAGTTACAACTATTCTAATTTTAGGTATCTCTTCAATAACAGTAATATGGGTATTATTTCCTAAGATGGATTATCTTCCTCAAGGAAATAAAAATATGATTTATAATATATTAATTCCACCTCCTGGTTTATCTTATAAAGAAAGATATAATATGGGTGCTCATTTGATGAATGAAATAAAACCTCATTTTAATAAAGATGTTGGAGATTATCCTGGTATAAATAGAGCATTTTTTGTATCTTTTGGAGATTTCTCACTTTTAGGTGTAACTTCAATGCACGAAAGCAGAGCAAGGGAATTGATTCCTTTATTAAGACCTATTGTAAACTCAATCCCTTCAACTTATGGAGTAACTATACAAAGTGGAGTTTTTGAAAGTGGAGTAGGTGAAGGTAATAACATTGATATTGATATTAGTGGTGAAAGTATTGACGAAATTGCAAATGTAGGTACACAACTTTTTATGGCATCACAACAAATTTTAAAAGGCGCACAAGTAAGACCAGTTCCATCAATTGAATTACTTTATCCTGAAGTTAGATTAATACCAAAACAAGATGCATTAAAATCTTTAGATATGAGTTCAAATGATTTAGGTATTATTGCTGATGTTTATATGGATGGAAGAAATATAGGTGATTTTGAGCAAGATGGAAAGAAAAAAATTGACTTAATTGTAAAAGCAAAAGATAGTCAAATTAGAACACCACAAGATATTTTAAATGCGCAGGTTGTTTTACCAAATAGTTCTTTAGTTCCTTTGAGCTCTTTAGCTAAACATGAAAATACTACAGGTATTAGTGAAATTAGACATCTAGATGGAAAAAGAACAATTACATTACAAGTTACACCTCCTGAAGGAATGACAATTGAAGAAGCAATGACTATTTTACAAGGTACAATTAATAAATTAGATTCTCAAGGGAAAATCTCAAAAAATGTAAAAGTTAATATTAGTGGTACAGCAGATAAATTATCTCAAACTATTGATATGTTAGGTACAAACTTTATTTTGGCATTGGTTATTATCTATTTATTAATGGCTGCGTTATTTGGAAACTTTTTATATCCAATTGTTATTATGTTTACAGTTCCTTTAGCTACAGCGGGAGGTTTTATAGGTTTGGCATTAACAAATAAATTTATTGCTGCTCAACCATTAGATGTTTTAACAATGTTAGGATTTATTATTCTTGTAGGTATAGTTGTAAATAATGCTATTTTAATTGTTCATCAAAGTTTAAACTTAATAAGAGATCATGCTTATGAACATAAAAAAGCAGTAATTGAAGCAACAAAAACAAGAATTAGACCAATTTATATGAGTTCTTTAACTTCAGTATTTGGTATGTTACCTCTTGTATTAATTCCTGGACCTGGAAGTGAATTTTATAGAGGTTTAGGTTCTGTTATAACTGGTGGATTAGCATTATCAACTGTATTTACTATTTTTATTACACCTGCTTTGTTAATGTTTTTTATTAAATTAGAACAAACAGTTAAAAAAAAGAAAAAAAACATTTAG
- a CDS encoding TolC family protein — protein MKKSLLLLSILFLIDLNALDIKSAIDIALKNNNQIKQKTYEFDESRENITLNKSGFKPKFDLSYGYSDMSKVLSGKKRNSTATAAFSYNLFNGFSDFNLVKSAKYNSQSSKLLLYAFKEDIVYSTKVAYINYLNAMKNKKSYEVEYTLFKKQYEDSKNRFEQGLIAKNDILDVHVKMLRAKQSLTRASSDLKIAKFELSNILGGINLDNVEIDELNEKNISLKKYDKKFLDNRSEIKALKKTIQSLKSKLDSTKGTFLPSIDTSLSYNKFGDDINPHNQELDNQKVAQITLKWNLYNGGTNHSQMKIEKLKIRQIKEQLQKTKLDIKLQYQEAKSNFEVANLNLDSAKLALTQAKENYKIVSDKFDEGIVKSTDLTDANYLLTSAKQLYFQAYYDKFLAIAKLDRIFEKGMN, from the coding sequence ATGAAAAAGAGTTTATTATTACTTAGTATTTTATTTTTAATAGATCTTAATGCATTAGATATAAAAAGTGCAATAGATATTGCTTTAAAGAATAATAATCAAATAAAACAAAAAACTTATGAATTTGATGAATCAAGAGAAAATATTACTTTAAATAAATCAGGCTTTAAACCTAAGTTTGATTTATCCTATGGGTATAGTGATATGTCAAAAGTATTATCAGGTAAAAAAAGAAATTCAACTGCAACAGCAGCTTTTTCTTATAATTTATTTAATGGTTTTTCTGATTTTAATCTAGTAAAAAGTGCAAAATATAATTCTCAATCATCAAAACTATTGTTGTACGCCTTTAAAGAAGATATAGTTTACTCAACAAAAGTTGCATATATAAATTATTTAAATGCAATGAAAAATAAAAAAAGTTATGAAGTTGAATATACTTTATTTAAAAAACAATATGAAGATTCAAAGAATAGATTTGAACAGGGTTTAATTGCAAAAAATGATATATTGGATGTGCATGTAAAAATGCTTAGAGCAAAACAGAGTCTTACAAGAGCTTCAAGTGATTTAAAAATTGCAAAATTTGAATTGAGTAATATTCTTGGTGGGATTAATCTAGATAATGTAGAAATTGATGAATTAAATGAAAAAAATATAAGTTTAAAAAAATATGATAAAAAGTTTTTAGATAATAGAAGTGAGATAAAAGCTTTGAAAAAAACTATTCAAAGTTTAAAATCTAAATTGGATTCAACCAAAGGTACTTTTTTACCATCAATTGATACTTCTTTATCTTATAATAAATTTGGTGATGACATAAATCCTCATAATCAAGAATTAGATAATCAAAAAGTTGCACAAATAACTTTAAAATGGAATTTATATAATGGTGGTACTAATCATTCTCAAATGAAAATAGAAAAGTTAAAGATTAGACAAATTAAAGAGCAATTACAAAAAACTAAACTTGATATAAAATTGCAGTATCAAGAAGCAAAAAGTAATTTTGAAGTTGCAAATTTAAATTTGGATAGTGCGAAACTTGCATTAACACAAGCAAAAGAAAACTATAAAATTGTTAGTGATAAATTTGATGAAGGAATAGTAAAATCTACTGATTTAACTGATGCAAACTATTTACTTACAAGTGCAAAACAATTATATTTCCAAGCATATTATGATAAATTTTTAGCAATAGCAAAATTAGATAGAATTTTTGAAAAAGGCATGAATTAA
- a CDS encoding OadG family protein has protein sequence MELLYAISMVIVFIIAIFLSFKTFQFTKTMWKFKNRKKDGREDDDFKYFD, from the coding sequence ATGGAACTTTTATATGCTATATCAATGGTAATAGTTTTTATTATTGCTATTTTTTTAAGTTTTAAAACTTTTCAGTTTACAAAAACAATGTGGAAATTTAAAAACAGAAAAAAAGATGGAAGAGAAGATGATGACTTCAAATACTTTGATTAA
- a CDS encoding metal-sulfur cluster assembly factor codes for MSNFTKEQLKEIEEKIIFNLKQVYDPEIPVNVYDLGLIYKIDFEQKDPYLYVTITMTLTSPACPVADALIDQVKYVTQAVELVDEAYVHLVFDPVWNKEMISEEGKDLLMMNGTMI; via the coding sequence ATGAGCAATTTTACAAAAGAACAATTAAAAGAAATTGAAGAAAAAATAATATTTAATTTAAAACAAGTATATGACCCAGAAATACCAGTAAATGTTTATGATTTAGGTTTAATTTATAAAATAGATTTTGAACAAAAAGATCCATATTTATATGTTACAATTACAATGACATTAACAAGCCCAGCTTGTCCAGTTGCTGATGCTTTAATTGATCAAGTAAAGTATGTTACACAAGCAGTTGAATTAGTAGATGAAGCTTATGTACATCTAGTTTTTGATCCAGTATGGAATAAAGAGATGATTTCAGAAGAAGGAAAAGACCTTTTAATGATGAATGGAACTATGATTTAA
- a CDS encoding SufE family protein, whose translation MIENKIEEIKDDLEIFDDDLQKYEYIIDLGKSLEPLEEEQKKDENLVQGCTSKVWLICEKKDDKLIFKADSNAAIVKGLVKILLTIYSGLTPNEILQMDKQILQELKLEEIITPNRQSGVQGMIKRINEYAKAFA comes from the coding sequence ATGATTGAAAATAAAATTGAAGAGATAAAAGATGATTTAGAAATTTTCGATGATGATTTACAAAAATATGAATATATAATAGATTTAGGTAAAAGTTTAGAACCTCTAGAAGAAGAACAAAAAAAAGATGAGAATTTAGTACAAGGATGTACTTCAAAAGTTTGGCTTATTTGTGAAAAGAAAGATGATAAATTAATTTTTAAAGCAGATTCAAATGCAGCAATTGTAAAAGGGTTAGTAAAAATACTACTTACAATTTATTCTGGATTAACACCAAATGAAATTTTACAAATGGACAAACAAATACTTCAGGAACTAAAACTTGAAGAGATAATTACACCAAATAGACAAAGTGGTGTACAAGGTATGATAAAAAGAATTAATGAATATGCAAAAGCCTTTGCATAA
- a CDS encoding aminotransferase class V-fold PLP-dependent enzyme, with the protein MYKKDFPFFKNTNTVYLDNAATTQKPNVVIDKIVEYYTHFCANTHRSNFGDANKATKEFENTRNILKDFINAKDAKQIIFTKGITESLNLIASTYAKKFKTVIISSLEHHSNITPWHMQGRTLNDGLEVVNIKDNLEFDFEHFEELLKVNPNSLVSVTHVSNAFGTKHDIKKIAKLTHKYNSYIMIDAAQSLAHFKVDVQDLDVDFYAMSGHKTYGPTGVGALYIKEELLKELPVYQTGGATINDVNYERSIMLDSPYKFEAGTQNIAGVIGFSQALNYLNNIGIEKVFEIEDELYKYLNSKLEKIPGIILYNNVSNSIASKSFNIENINCEDIGILLDKMHIAVRAGHHCAQPIMKKLNIDGTIRASIAFYNTKDDIDKFIKGLKKAITMLKD; encoded by the coding sequence ATGTATAAAAAAGATTTTCCTTTTTTTAAAAATACAAATACTGTATATTTAGATAATGCAGCAACAACACAAAAACCAAATGTGGTAATAGATAAAATTGTTGAATACTATACACACTTTTGTGCTAATACACATAGAAGTAATTTTGGTGATGCAAATAAAGCTACTAAAGAGTTTGAAAATACTAGAAATATTTTAAAAGACTTTATTAATGCAAAAGATGCAAAACAGATTATCTTTACAAAAGGAATCACAGAATCTTTAAATTTAATAGCTTCAACATATGCAAAAAAATTCAAAACTGTAATTATCTCTTCACTTGAACATCATTCAAATATTACTCCTTGGCATATGCAAGGAAGAACACTTAATGATGGATTAGAAGTTGTAAATATCAAAGATAATTTAGAATTTGATTTTGAACATTTTGAAGAATTATTAAAAGTAAATCCAAATTCTCTTGTTAGTGTAACTCATGTTTCAAATGCATTTGGAACAAAACATGATATAAAAAAGATAGCTAAATTGACACATAAATATAATAGTTATATTATGATTGATGCAGCACAAAGTTTAGCTCATTTTAAAGTTGATGTACAAGATTTAGATGTTGATTTTTATGCAATGTCTGGACATAAAACATACGGACCAACAGGAGTTGGTGCACTTTATATAAAAGAAGAGTTATTAAAAGAACTTCCAGTTTATCAAACAGGTGGAGCAACAATAAATGATGTAAATTATGAAAGAAGTATTATGCTTGATTCTCCATACAAATTTGAAGCAGGAACTCAAAATATTGCAGGAGTTATTGGTTTTTCACAAGCTTTAAACTATTTAAACAATATTGGTATTGAAAAAGTTTTTGAAATAGAAGATGAATTATATAAATATTTAAATTCTAAACTTGAAAAAATACCTGGAATAATTCTATATAATAATGTGTCAAATTCAATTGCTAGTAAAAGTTTTAATATAGAAAATATCAATTGTGAAGATATTGGAATATTATTAGATAAAATGCATATAGCAGTTAGAGCAGGACATCACTGTGCACAACCAATTATGAAAAAACTAAATATTGATGGTACAATTAGAGCAAGTATTGCTTTTTATAATACTAAAGATGATATTGATAAATTTATCAAAGGATTAAAAAAAGCAATAACAATGCTAAAGGATTAA
- a CDS encoding SufD family Fe-S cluster assembly protein: protein MKVIDIKNLDISILPTKKVEEFRSFNIYPYFEKDFDFKKVENIDLNKYSFLKDEHFINIFFVNNKIVLEDKIDEFIEITYENFENSFNSLYKLNSYLDKEVTTLKIKKELEKPLNIINIFEGDNKFFTSSLNIEAKVNCDILETFHNEINKDSFISANRKYLVKKDIKANIAKVQTLNNAQIIVNYKTQVEENATLNLVNLEYKANLAVNIFDSKLEYENANFNFDGIIKNNENQKSANIMFVEHIAKSSISDVKIKHLLDGQAHALFDVASKVQNSALYSKAFQNSQTILLSDDARINANPRLEIFIDELEAAHGASCGALDEDQLYYLCSRGISKEKAKEMIIDSIELKVIKRIELKAIRRYIKNLKRLNHV, encoded by the coding sequence ATGAAGGTAATTGATATAAAAAACTTAGATATAAGTATCTTACCAACTAAAAAAGTTGAAGAGTTTAGAAGCTTCAATATATATCCTTATTTTGAAAAAGATTTTGATTTTAAAAAAGTAGAAAATATAGATTTAAATAAATATTCATTTTTAAAAGATGAACATTTTATAAATATCTTTTTTGTAAATAATAAAATTGTTTTAGAAGATAAAATTGATGAATTTATTGAAATTACATATGAAAATTTTGAAAATAGCTTTAATAGTTTGTATAAGTTAAATAGTTATTTAGATAAAGAAGTAACAACTTTAAAGATAAAAAAAGAGTTAGAAAAACCTTTAAATATTATAAATATTTTTGAAGGTGATAATAAATTCTTTACGAGTTCATTAAATATTGAGGCTAAAGTAAACTGTGATATATTAGAAACATTTCATAATGAAATAAATAAAGACTCTTTTATAAGTGCGAATAGAAAATATCTAGTAAAAAAAGATATTAAAGCAAATATTGCAAAAGTACAAACTTTGAATAATGCACAAATAATAGTAAATTATAAAACTCAAGTTGAAGAAAATGCTACTTTAAACTTAGTAAATTTAGAATACAAAGCAAATCTTGCGGTAAATATTTTTGATAGTAAACTTGAATATGAAAATGCAAACTTCAATTTTGATGGAATTATAAAAAATAATGAAAACCAAAAAAGTGCAAATATTATGTTTGTAGAGCATATTGCTAAAAGTAGTATTAGTGATGTAAAAATAAAGCATCTATTAGATGGTCAAGCACATGCTTTATTTGATGTGGCATCAAAAGTTCAAAATAGTGCTTTATATTCAAAAGCTTTTCAAAATAGTCAAACTATTTTATTAAGTGATGATGCAAGAATAAATGCAAATCCAAGATTAGAGATATTTATTGATGAATTAGAAGCAGCACATGGTGCAAGTTGTGGAGCATTAGATGAAGATCAATTATATTATTTATGCTCAAGAGGAATTAGCAAAGAAAAAGCGAAAGAGATGATAATTGACTCTATAGAATTAAAAGTAATTAAAAGAATTGAGTTAAAAGCAATTAGAAGATACATAAAAAACTTAAAAAGATTAAATCATGTATAA
- the sufC gene encoding Fe-S cluster assembly ATPase SufC, with amino-acid sequence MLKIENLNVSIANKHILKDFNLEIKEGEVHVLMGTNGVGKSTLVKALSDHYDCEVSSGRIDFKGKNLLKLDASERANEGIFMSFQNPVEVEGVNNMYFLKTAVNEKRAYNKEEDVNSAHFLKEVKSIIKEYNINDEIIKRNVNEGFSGGEKKKNEMLQMLLLKPDLILLDEIDSGLDIDAIKLVAKAVNSLLDGKRSVLMITHYDRLLELIKPDYVHILKDGKISKSGDYSLALKLQEKGFEGLGEG; translated from the coding sequence ATGTTAAAAATAGAAAATTTAAATGTAAGTATTGCAAATAAACATATATTAAAAGATTTTAATTTAGAAATTAAAGAGGGCGAAGTTCACGTTCTTATGGGAACTAATGGTGTAGGAAAATCTACATTAGTAAAAGCATTAAGTGATCATTATGACTGTGAAGTAAGTAGTGGAAGAATTGATTTCAAAGGTAAAAACTTATTAAAACTTGATGCAAGTGAACGTGCAAATGAAGGTATTTTTATGAGTTTTCAAAATCCTGTTGAAGTTGAGGGAGTAAATAATATGTACTTTCTTAAAACAGCAGTAAATGAAAAAAGAGCATACAATAAAGAAGAAGATGTAAACTCTGCACACTTTTTAAAAGAAGTAAAATCTATCATTAAAGAATATAATATAAATGATGAAATCATTAAAAGAAATGTAAATGAAGGTTTTAGTGGTGGAGAAAAAAAGAAAAATGAAATGCTTCAAATGCTTCTTTTAAAGCCAGATTTAATTTTGCTAGATGAAATTGATTCAGGTTTAGATATTGATGCTATTAAACTTGTAGCAAAAGCTGTTAACTCTTTATTAGATGGTAAAAGATCTGTTCTTATGATTACACACTATGATAGATTATTAGAGTTAATAAAACCTGATTATGTACATATTTTAAAAGATGGTAAAATTTCAAAATCTGGTGATTATTCACTTGCATTAAAGCTTCAAGAAAAAGGTTTTGAAGGATTAGGAGAAGGATAA
- the sufB gene encoding Fe-S cluster assembly protein SufB, producing the protein MKNEKINNVISNDYSLGFETIVNSETFPKGLNEDVIKAISAKKEEPEWLLEFRLKSYKKWLTMEEPNWAGLKYNKIDYQDFSYYSAPKKPLDSLDEVDPEILKTYEKLGIPLEEQKKLAGVAVDAVFDSVSVKTTFQKELEDLGIIFCSISEAANKYPDLLKKYLASVVPYSDNYFATLNSAVFTDGSFVYIPPNTRCPMELSTYFRINALNTGQFERTLIICDEGSYVSYNEGCSAPIRDDSQLHAAVVELVALKDAHIKYSTIQNWYPGDKDGKGGILNFVTKRGICKGDNSKISWTQVETGSLVTWKYPSCILKGNNSSGEFYSVALTSLAQQADTGTKMIHIGENTKSTIISKGISALNGVNAYRGLVKIAKSAKNARNISSCDSLLIGSKSAAHTYPYQEIRNSTAKIEHEATTSKISDEQLFYIKQRGIKEEDAVSLIVNGFCKDVLEELPMEFAVEAKALLDISLEGSVG; encoded by the coding sequence ATGAAAAATGAAAAAATTAACAATGTAATATCTAATGATTATAGCTTAGGATTTGAAACTATTGTAAATAGTGAAACATTTCCAAAAGGTCTAAATGAAGATGTAATAAAAGCTATTTCAGCAAAAAAAGAAGAACCTGAATGGCTGCTTGAATTTAGATTAAAATCATATAAAAAATGGTTAACTATGGAAGAACCTAATTGGGCAGGTTTAAAATATAATAAAATAGACTACCAAGATTTTTCTTATTATTCTGCACCAAAAAAACCGCTTGATTCTTTAGATGAAGTTGACCCAGAGATTTTAAAAACATATGAAAAATTAGGTATCCCACTTGAAGAACAAAAAAAACTTGCAGGAGTTGCAGTTGATGCAGTTTTTGACTCAGTATCTGTAAAAACAACATTTCAAAAAGAACTTGAAGACTTAGGAATTATATTTTGTTCTATTTCAGAAGCAGCAAATAAATATCCAGATTTATTAAAAAAATACCTTGCTTCAGTAGTACCATATTCTGATAATTATTTTGCAACATTAAACAGTGCTGTATTTACAGATGGAAGTTTTGTTTATATTCCACCAAATACAAGATGTCCGATGGAATTATCAACTTATTTTAGAATAAATGCTTTAAATACAGGACAGTTTGAAAGAACTTTAATTATTTGTGATGAAGGAAGTTATGTATCATATAATGAAGGGTGTTCTGCTCCAATTAGAGATGATAGTCAATTACACGCAGCTGTTGTTGAATTAGTTGCATTAAAAGATGCACATATAAAATACTCAACTATTCAAAATTGGTATCCTGGGGATAAAGATGGTAAAGGTGGTATTTTAAACTTTGTTACAAAAAGAGGTATTTGTAAAGGAGATAACTCAAAAATATCTTGGACACAAGTTGAAACAGGTTCACTTGTAACTTGGAAATATCCTTCATGTATTTTAAAAGGGAATAATAGTAGTGGAGAATTTTATTCTGTTGCACTTACTTCTTTAGCTCAGCAAGCCGATACTGGTACAAAAATGATTCATATAGGTGAAAATACAAAATCAACTATTATTTCAAAAGGTATTTCTGCATTAAATGGGGTTAATGCTTATAGAGGTTTAGTAAAAATAGCTAAAAGTGCAAAAAATGCAAGAAATATATCATCATGTGATTCATTACTAATAGGTTCAAAAAGTGCTGCACATACATATCCGTATCAAGAGATAAGAAACTCAACTGCAAAAATTGAACATGAAGCAACAACTTCAAAGATATCAGATGAACAACTTTTTTATATTAAACAAAGAGGTATAAAAGAAGAAGATGCAGTTTCATTAATAGTAAATGGTTTTTGTAAAGATGTGTTAGAAGAATTACCAATGGAGTTCGCTGTTGAAGCAAAAGCGCTTTTAGATATATCATTAGAGGGTAGTGTTGGTTAA
- a CDS encoding amino acid ABC transporter permease — MNELSYKKQNFLKKRVYAFNTILLIFLVLITLYFMFSNIMYEFNWASVYKYKQKFIDGFFMTIIISIFALILSLILGLFFAYAQSSRIIFLRFFARFYVEVIRGTPLLVQILIFFYVFANNLGFENRYIVGVFILAIFSAAYVCEIIRAAIQSIEIEQYETSISLAMTNYQMYRYIIFPQAFKRMLPALTGQFASIIKDSSLLSIISISEFTMNAQEVNAYTYSTLESYIPLAIGYLLLTYPISFYTKKLEKSIK, encoded by the coding sequence ATAAATGAACTTTCATATAAAAAGCAAAACTTTTTAAAAAAAAGAGTTTATGCTTTTAATACTATTTTATTAATTTTTTTAGTATTAATTACACTTTACTTTATGTTTTCAAATATAATGTATGAGTTTAATTGGGCTAGCGTATATAAATATAAGCAAAAATTTATTGACGGCTTTTTTATGACAATTATCATTTCAATATTTGCATTAATATTAAGTTTAATATTAGGACTATTTTTTGCATATGCACAGAGTTCAAGAATAATATTTTTAAGATTTTTTGCAAGATTTTATGTAGAAGTTATTAGAGGAACTCCATTATTAGTACAAATACTTATATTTTTTTATGTTTTTGCTAATAATTTAGGTTTTGAAAATAGATATATTGTCGGAGTATTTATATTAGCAATATTTTCTGCTGCATATGTATGTGAAATAATTCGTGCAGCAATTCAATCAATAGAAATAGAACAATATGAAACAAGTATAAGTCTAGCAATGACAAATTATCAAATGTATAGATATATAATCTTTCCACAAGCATTTAAAAGAATGTTACCTGCATTAACAGGACAATTTGCTTCAATAATAAAAGATTCTTCACTACTTTCGATTATATCAATTAGTGAATTTACTATGAATGCACAAGAAGTGAATGCTTATACATATTCAACACTTGAAAGTTATATACCTTTAGCCATAGGTTATTTACTATTAACTTATCCTATTTCGTTTTATACAAAAAAGTTAGAAAAAAGTATTAAATAA